A genomic region of Lodderomyces elongisporus chromosome 5, complete sequence contains the following coding sequences:
- the ATG20 gene encoding Sorting nexin, cytoplasm-to-vacuole targeting pathway/endosomal sorting, whose translation MPKQSANSKKHSKTKSDKLSNNNNNSSSSSSGNSSSNNSNNTISNCEATYSDQQVIQQPHSTLVDDNEEDNNPFSYHEGVTSFVQQSQLHSKNKDTQFATSLVNDNTDFEDESMLLYKTEKKSSNINNSTSQQSQQSQQSQQMQKPSLPHLQSKSESFNTVHMNFESRVTRMLKPQVQVRINITEAGNSNEGMANSSKKYIVYTIRLADLNSINNEIITRRRYSDFESLREILTKIFPLIIIPPIPPKNYFDFSVFNLVGGQNTGTTSTGFTNGNIGANINMNLNANGSGSGSGIGGGSGSTDGSKTTQGSNYPHTQYQHHNHNHDTSSLTGATPHAASQQPQHTHTSSSSLSPIAIPNNQITSSTYSYINSSHLNKTKLIEHRKRLLTNFLNNCLEIPQIRSLEFFAKFLDPNANWSDEITLIQNQLPKSKYLLNPENGLKTDAIYRNLPNPSTKKTMNFFKDNKRKFTKKTNQLISNSVAATLPDLSKDTDLPQQQQQKQQQQQQHEEAESLDPESLQKQHQNSFIINTSGLDDINKRIMANFMGLSNDYADLGSQLNSFSLMFSETIHSRHEGNDNYNNSRKSHNIKNNNGNNNDDDNGNGGVGGVGGKGLNSSSKNDNSNGGTGAGAGAGADNDDLGSNDNDDDLNYILDKVGQAFDRSYITINSMIGELETQFSEPLGEAVQYTEMLHHVTKYQSKKLKQKQMLESELKSKRKELDDLLKIEGDAGNSNILTHNEDRNGGGKSPEFALPKEQGKNGADANGSSVNSVSRATNNKNDDNENVNANVNVNTNGSKNSTATSSSRFKLPSLKKLTQYVSEIIDQNPQQTRKTKIYELSDKIHIFERCQEIMLADLSYIFDEVDKNLRAFHARQLRTIYGILVYYNRVMIYWARKNTEIWEEIKDEIKRF comes from the coding sequence ATGCCCAAGCAATCGGCAAACTCCAAAAAACactcaaaaacaaaatcagaCAAATTGagcaataataacaataatagtagtagtagtagtagtggtaacAGTAGTAGTAACAATAGTAACAACACAATTTCAAACTGCGAAGCTACATATTCAGATCAACAAGTAATCCAACAACCACACTCAACATTAGTAGATGACAATGAGGAAGACAACAATCCATTCCTGTACCACGAAGGAGTCACCAGTTTTGTCCAGCAAAGTCAACTACAttcaaaaaacaaggacACTCAATTTGCCACATCTTTAGTGAATGACAATACAGACTTTGAAGACGAATCAATGCTACTATACaagacagaaaaaaaatcaagtaATATAAATAATAGTACATCacagcaactgcaacaactgcaacaactgcaacagaTGCAAAAGCCCCTGTTACCGCATTTGCAAAGCAAGAGTGAATCGTTCAATACAGTGCATATGAACTTTGAAAGCCGCGTCACACGAATGTTGAAACCACAAGTACAAGTCAGAATCAATATCACTGAGGCCGGCAACTCAAATGAGGGAATGGCAAACCTGCTGAAGAAATACATAGTCTACACAATCAGACTTGCCGATTTAAACTCTATAAATAACGAAATCATCACGCGGAGAAGATATAGCGATTTCGAAAGCCTAAGAGAAATATTGACCAAGATATTCCCCTTAATCATCATACCACCCATACCACCAAAGAATTATTTCGATTTCTCAGTATTCAACTTAGTAGGAGGGCAGAACACGGGAACAACAAGCACGGGATTCACAAATGGCAATATCGGAGCAAACATTAATATGAATTTAAATGCAAATGGAAGTGGGAGTGGAAGTGGAATTGGGGGTGGAAGTGGAAGTACGGATGGCAGCAAAACTACTCAAGGTTCAAACTATCCCCATACTcaataccaacaccacaaccacaaccacgaTACTTCATCATTAACTGGTGCTACACCACACGCTGCATCACAGCAACCACAGCATACCCACACATCTTCCTCTTCGCTTTCCCCCATTGCAATACCCAACAATCAAATCACTTCATCAACATACTCCTACATCAACTCAAGCCATTTGAACAAGACCAAGTTGATAGAACATAGAAAACGACTATTAACCAATTTCCTCAACAATTGCCTTGAGATACCCCAAATCAGACTGCTCGAGTTTTTCGCCAAGTTCCTCGACCCCAATGCCAACTGGTCAGATGAAATCACCCTCATCCAAAATCAGCTACCCAAGAGCAAGTACTTGCTAAACCCAGAGAATGGTTTGAAAACTGATGCAATATATCGTAATTTACCCAACCCATCgacaaaaaagacaatgaattttttcaagGATAATAAACGCAAGTTTACCAAAAAGACCAATCAATTGATCAGCAACAGCGTTGCAGCAACATTACCAGACTTGTCCAAGGACACAGACttaccacaacaacaacaacaaaaacagcagcaacaacaacaacatgaagaagcagaaagTTTAGACCCAGAGTCattacaaaaacaacaccaaaatAGCTTTATCATAAACACTTCTGGATTAGACGATATCAATAAACGCATTATGGCAAATTTTATGGGCTTATCTAATGACTATGCAGATTTGGGCAGCCAGCTCAATTCATTTTCCCTAATGTTCTCAGAAACGATACATCTGCGACATGAAGGAAATGACAACTACAATAATAGCCGCAAAAGCCATAACattaaaaataacaatggtaataataatgatgatgataatggtaatggtggtgttggtggtgttggtggtaaAGGCTTGaatagcagcagcaaaaaCGACAATAGCAATGGTGGaactggtgctggtgctggtgctggtgctgatAATGATGACCTCGGGTCTAATGATAACGATGACGACTTAAATTACATTCTAGACAAGGTGGGACAGGCATTTGACAGATCATACATTACCATCAACTCAATGATTGGCGAGTTGGAAACTCAATTCTCAGAACCTTTGGGCGAGGCAGTACAGTATACGGAAATGCTACATCATGTTACAAAGTACCAACTGAAGAAACttaaacagaaacaaatgcTCGAAAGTGAATTAAAGAGTAAACGAAAAGAGTTAGACGACTTGTTAAAAATAGAAGGCGATGCTGGTAACTCCAACATCTTGACACATAATGAGGATCGAAATGGTGGGGGGAAATCGCCAGAATTTGCATTGCCAAAAGAACAAGGTAAAAATGGTGCTGATGCAAATGGATCTCTGGTCAATTCGGTTTCAAGAGcaacaaataataaaaatgatgataatgaaaatGTAAATGCTAATGTCAATGTTAATACTAATGGATCTAAGAATAGCACAGCGACCTCGAGTTCCCGATTCAAACTACCGAGCTTGAAAAAGCTTACACAATACGTGAGCGAGATTATAGATCAAAATCCACAACAAACACGCAAGACCAAGATATATGAATTAAGCGACAAGATCCATATCTTTGAACGTTGTCAGGAGATAATGTTGGCTGATTTGTCATATATATTTGATGAGGTGGATAAGAATTTACGTGCATTTCATGCACGCCAGTTACGTACGATTTACGGCATCTTGGTGTATTATAATAGAGTAATGATTTATTGGGCAAGAAAAAACACTGAGATTTGGGAAGAGATCAAAGATGAAATTAAACGGTTTTAA
- the PTP2 gene encoding tyrosine-protein phosphatase 2 encodes MSSSNSSHEPQQFDFNPPSSQPQQPQQQQQQKPQEQKNVNSFQRPPSITTTAAPPSMHFNSPPKSPLYNSGSISGSFPGAFSGSFSGAIKTPSPTTPTFATSFPQTIKQQDPITLSNNMYDFIFDVRPFNLYSKSRIQQASNLSVPTTLLKRSSFSLGDLLNMVSLDSVLKDRLTTQLNNDSSSSSSGNNSNTNDKKLTLLFYDQATTKDAITFPLYQTISKFEKFSDKFDIYYLNGGFSKALSGNPQIVENTPSVFMTSGSGGLNNSSNNNNNQNQNQNQNQNGADNNHRKAKSLSGFTLPSATNFKSKFVQSIKKNNDYSRANTLGNGRVAPTKDSIKSYKYKLAHVPQDLTLPNWLTFMKTQSNEEIIKQLDEKFDKVEEIEKNRLNQMCSDFKKPLSSESGSNDDATASSSENVLSPCCSTCSEIEFRLPRGIEFGYKNRYNNIWPYEHSRVKLSLAEQQQQQQQQQQQQQQQLHNHNHVQAGDDYFNGNYISTNPIVENKQIYIATQNPLASTIDDFWSLINSEHIQIIINLDAKPVSYFNHPSIKNIECIKTNSPDFKLRRINNNIYHFHYLSWPDFGVPQSFKSIIELVKFKDELIKSQNLSQKIIVHCSAGCGRTGVFITIDALIQGFLADAEKIMSTQVDLVYKLVQHQRRQRISMVQTLDQFIVCYEVFIKYLELVKTRAEVEAKMAGNADAVDAFDFKVENEGHNDHSTQSMQMANILEFINNNVEEFTQRSSTNAHTPRDVSEGFNFGNGGVPTPAPSAVGERGDYFQFQSNSLPVSSR; translated from the coding sequence ATGTCCAGTAGCAATAGTCTGCACGAACCACAACAGTTTGATTTCAACCCACCGTCTCTGCAGCCTCAGCAGcctcagcaacaacaacaacaaaaaccgCAAGAACAGAAAAATGTAAATAGTTTTCAAAGACCACCAAGCATAACTACAACTGCTGCACCACCATCCATGCACTTTAACTCACCACCAAAATCACCACTATACAACTCTGGATCTATCTCGGGATCGTTTCCAGGTGCCTTTTCAGGATCCTTTTCAGGCGCAATAAAGAcaccatcaccaacaacacccaCCTTTGCCACCAGTtttccacaaacaattaaaCAACAAGACCCAATCACACTCTCCAATAACATGTATGACTTTATATTTGATGTGCGACCTTTTAACTTGTACAGCAAAAGCCGCATACAACAAGCATCCAACTTGAGTGTGCCAACCACTCTACTCAAGAGAAGCTCATTTAGTCTAGGCGATTTACTCAATATGGTGAGTCTAGACTCTGTTTTAAAAGACCGACTCACTACTCAACTAAACAATGATtccagtagtagtagtagtggtaacAATTCTAATACGAATGACAAGAAATTAACACTCTTGTTTTATGACCAAGCAACTACAAAAGATGCAATCACCTTCCCACTATACCAAACAATCtccaaatttgaaaagtttaGTGACAAATTTGACATTTACTACTTGAATGGCGGATTCTCTAAAGCATTACTGGGCAATCCACAGATTGTTGAAAACACACCACTGGTTTTCATGACAAGTGGCAGTGGTGGTTTAAACAATAgtagtaacaacaacaacaaccaaaaccaaaaccaaaaccaaaaccaaaatggTGCAGATAATAACCACAGAAAGGCCAAGAGTCTTTCTGGATTTACCctaccatcagcaacaaatttcaaaagcaAATTTGTCCAATCcataaagaagaataacGATTATAGCAGAGCAAACACTTTGGGAAACGGAAGAGTTGCACCAACAAAGGATAGCATCAAATCGTACAAGTACAAATTGGCTCATGTGCCACAAGACTTGACATTACCTAATTGGTTAACATTTATGAAGACACAATCTAATGAGGAGATTATCAAACAACTCgatgaaaaatttgacAAGGTGgaggaaattgaaaagaatagattGAATCAAATGTGCTCCGACTTTAAAAAACCACTCTCGAGCGAGTCCGGAAGTAATGATGATGCCACGGCATCTTCACTGGAAAATGTGTTGTCACCATGTTGCAGTACATGTTCTGAAATTGAGTTTAGATTACCTAGAGGAATAGAGTTTGGCTACAAGAATAGATACAACAATATCTGGCCATATGAACACTCGAGAGTCAAGCTCTCTCTTGCtgaacagcagcagcagcagcagcagcaacaacaacaacaacaacaacaattgcatAACCACAACCATGTCCAAGCTGGCGATGACTATTTCAATGGCAACTATATCAGCACAAACCCAATTGTAGAgaataaacaaatttaCATTGCAACGCAAAACCCATTGGCTTCAACCATTGACGATTTCTGGTCACTTATCAACCTGGAACATATCCAAATTATTATCAATTTGGATGCAAAACCAGTATCTTACTTTAACCATCCAAGTATCAAGAATATCGAGTGCATCAAGACCAACTCTCCCGACTTTAAATTGCGCCGCATAAACAATAACATTTACCATTTCCATTACCTCAGCTGGCCTGACTTTGGTGTACCACAATCCTTCAAGTCAATAATTGAATTGGTTAAATTTAAAGATGAGTTGATCAAGCTGCAAAACTTGTctcaaaaaataattgtCCATTGCTCTGCTGGATGCGGCCGAACAGGTGTATTCATCACCATTGACGCATTGATCCAAGGATTCTTGGCAGATGCAGAGAAGATTATGTCAACGCAAGTTGACTTGGTTTACAAGTTGGTGCAACATCAACGTCGTCAGCGAATCTCAATGGTGCAAACATTGGACCAATTTATCGTTTGCTACGAGGTATTTATCAAATATTTGGAATTGGTCAAGACTAGAGCAGAAGTTGAAGCTAAAATGGCGGGTAATGCCGATGCTGTTGACGCTTTTGATTTCaaagttgaaaatgaagGCCACAATGACCattcaacacaatctatgCAAATGGCAAACATTTTGGAATTTATCAACAATAATGTTGAAGAGTTTACTCAGCGCTCATCAACAAATGCTCATACACCAAGAGACGTTTCTGAAGGATTCAATTTTGGTAACGGAGGAGTACCCACACCCGCACCATCAGCTGTAGGCGAAAGAGGCGAttatttccaatttcaaaGTAATTCCTTGCCTGTTAGTTCGAGATGA
- the RAM1 gene encoding CAAX farnesyltransferase (FTase) subunit beta, giving the protein MALQSKEQERKEQKKKEKGAKEKEEAKINYILRLLGRKRKPIEEVIHHEHEEQQSLNSVQEEPITATGDQDYENLTEEIATAHNPLLSGVSSQPTEFITSSYWQMSTETNNLPIKVNYTSLTTESQRLTSKEILKTYNETSDLAFYTLDHLAYIIDHLNEPMPGAYKSLDSNHSWMTYWLLNAYSLIKRSGASEANEKEDKSEPETNKTSKAQQNDDTQFTITPTMLELINDKIERLILANGYGGVAGGINQLGHAASTYSAILTLVLTQNYTLLNKLRPGIYSWLLSLKRKHFIAPDKSASSFVMHEHGESDTRSTYCVLVIASLLGILTPELCAGVEDWILQCQTYQGGFAGVPGVEAHGGLTYCALGALFLLNSSPEKIREKMDQGQSGVGVGKGFDKLVKWCVDRQTDEGGFNGRSNKLVDACYGFWIGALFPMLDILRTSKSSSKLYSSLHKESTIFNREAMLNYMLRIAQITDGDGGFRDKPGKWPDFYHTNYSLCGVSLCQHQYYYDCYKDVNCDEKKPSNFCNNERDTPLAFKIKTKPVDGSGKSTYPVHPVFGVPVSYINAACMYVEQGLGSVL; this is encoded by the coding sequence ATGGCATTACAATCAAAGGAacaggaaagaaaagagcagaaaaaaaaagaaaaaggggcgaaagaaaaagaagaagcaaaaatcAACTACATTCTACGATTACTAGGACGCAAGAGGAAACCGATTGAGGAGGTGATCCATCACGAACATGAAGAGCAGCAGTCACTAAACTCAGTTCAGGAAGAGCCAATTACTGCTACTGGTGACCAGGACTACGAGAATTTAACTGAAGAAATAGCAACAGCACACAATCCTTTACTTTCTGGTGTTTCTAGTCAACCAACGGAGTTTATAACTTCTAGCTATTGGCAAATGTCtacagaaacaaataattTGCCTATTAAGGTCAACTATACTTCTCTCACTACGGAATCACAACGATTGACAAGCAAAGAGATTCTCAAGACGTACAATGAGACTTCAGACTTAGCTTTTTATACATTAGATCATTTGGCATACATTATTGACCATTTAAATGAACCAATGCCTGGTGCTTATAAATCTTTGGATTCGAACCATTCATGGATGACATATTGGTTATTAAACGCATACAGTTTGATCAAAAGAAGTGGAGCTAGTGaagcaaatgaaaaagaagataagCTGGAACCAGAGACAAATAAGACGAGTAAAGCTCAACAAAATGACGATACACAATTTACAATTACACCAACTATGCTCGAATTAATCAATGACAAAATTGAGCGACTAATTTTAGCAAATGGATATGGAGGAGTAGCTGGTGGTATTAACCAATTGGGACATGCAGCATCAACATACTCGGCCATTCTAACACTTGTTCTTACCCAAAACTATACTCTTTTAAACAAACTTAGACCAGGTATTTACTCATGGTTACTAtcattaaaaagaaaacactTTATTGCACCAGATAAATCTGCATCTTCATTTGTGATGCATGAGCACGGAGAGTCAGATACACGATCGACGTATTGTGTATTGGTTATTGCCTCGCTTTTGGGTATATTGACTCCCGAACTATGTGCTGGTGTTGAAGACTGGATCTTACAATGCCAAACGTATCAAGGTGGTTTTGCTGGTGTTCCTGGTGTAGAAGCACATGGCGGGTTAACCTATTGTGCTCTAGGTGcattatttttgttgaataGTAGTCCAGAAAAAATACGAGAGAAAATGGATCAAGGACAAAGTGGCGTAGGTGTTGGAAAAGGATTTGACAAGTTGGTCAAGTGGTGTGTGGATAGACAAACTGATGAAGGTGGGTTCAATGGACGACTGAATAAATTAGTGGATGCATGTTATGGATTCTGGATTGGTGCACTATTTCCCATGCTTGATATTTTGAGGACTTCCAAATCCAGCAGCAAATTATATTCATCGTTGCACAAAGAGTCAACAATATTCAACAGAGAGGCGATGTTGAATTATATGCTACGGATAGCTCAAATCACGGATGGCGATGGCGGGTTTCGCGATAAGCCTGGAAAATGGCCAGATTTCTATCACACAAACTATAGTCTTTGTGGTGTGAGTCTTTGCCAGCACCAATACTATTATGATTGTTATAAAGATGTCAATTGTGATGAGAAGAAACCTCTGAATTTCTGCAACAATGAACGGGATACACCTTTAGCATTCAAGATTAAAACAAAGCCAGTGGATGGTTCGGGGAAAAGTACATATCCCGTGCATCCCGTGTTTGGTGTACCTGTTTCATATATAAATGCAGCTTGCATGTATGTTGAGCAAGGACTAGGGTCAGTTTTGTAA
- the ucp10 gene encoding UBX domain-containing protein 10 (BUSCO:EOG09262E4T), whose protein sequence is MSLNTRIRDYFRNSSYHRLGTNESGSSSSGGVDDGSNSTTATTATNNGIIHNNSNNNNSRSNNRNNNLPGAFPEEEVLPQPSRTAINSHTIRNSANRVNLWFSYIIIQPIILIMLIVFSVLAKITNLLYINPSNSKARDDLVEEPVDKANKFVRNLEDNLPPSLDQGVNLPPFFQGSYTQALYMATQRGKFLFVYLSNPNNENSSFIFDEIIINPKFTKIFTNSQLNNEVIIWGGDLTNPEAYQLANSLNVTKFPFLGLLCLTRSTKMTPEGPQKEPAKMSLIGKIQGGNPLYVPPSPSPSPSQPPSSSPVSRSQTHIGSNLIKNKFISKINKYEPELKLIRQELKDKYMTEVLKRQQEYNYLQSVHKDMQKKAEKQQQAKTKAYLEYKASEFLNLNLESQAPNTAKIAIKFPDSTRKTFYFPQNMKIDDIYIYVELYKRNMLQGKSRMSKITPAEAETMFENFQVKFNFKLSSPLPPRMDLSNMRNEFIQNVDLVYPNGLLIVEDD, encoded by the coding sequence ATGTCTTTAAATACACGTATACGTGACTACTTTCGAAATTCGTCGTATCATCGATTAGGCACCAACGAAAGTggaagtagtagtagtggtggtgttgatgACGGAAGCAACTCAACGACAGCGACTACCGCAACGAATAATGGTATTAttcacaacaacagcaacaacaacaacagccgCAGCAATAACAGAAACAATAACTTACCTGGGGCGTTTCCAGAAGAGGAGGTTTTACCCCAACCGTCAAGAACTGCAATCAATTCACATACAATAAGAAACTCGGCCAATAGAGTGAACTTGTGGTTCAGCTACATTATTATTCAACCGATTATCCTCATCATGTTGATCGTATTTTCTGTACTTGCTAAAATCACAAACTTGTTATATATAAACCCCTCCAATCTGAAAGCTCGCGACGACTTGGTTGAAGAGCCGGTAGATAAAGCCAACAAATTTGTACGCAATTTAGAGGATAATTTACCGCCACTGCTAGATCAAGGGGTGAATTTACCACCATTTTTTCAAGGAAGCTATACACAGGCCTTGTATATGGCAACACAACGTGGCAAATTCTTATTCGTGTACCTCAGCAATCCTAATAATGAAAACTCATCATTCATATTTGACGAGATTATCATCAACCCTAAATTCACTAAAATCTTTACAAATTCGCAGTTGAATAACGAAGTCATTATTTGGGGCGGTGACTTAACCAACCCAGAGGCATACCAATTGGCCAATAGCTTGAATGTGACGaaatttccatttttggGATTATTGTGTTTAACCAGAAGTACCAAAATGACACCAGAAGGACCACAAAAGGAGCCAGCAAAGATGTCGTTGATTGGTAAGATTCAAGGCGGTAATCCATTATATGtaccaccatcaccatcaccatcaccatctcAACCACCATCCTCCTCGCCAGTATCACGTTCACAAACTCACATTGGTTCCAATTTGATCAAGAACAAATTTATTAGCAAGATCAACAAGTATGAACCAGAGTTGAAACTTATTAGGCAAGAATTGAAGGATAAGTACATGACCGAGGTGTTGAAAAGGCAACAAGAGTACAATTACCTACAATCTGTCCACAAGGATATGCAAAAGAAGGcggaaaaacaacaacaagccAAGACTAAAGCGTACTTGGAGTACAAGGCATCGGAGTTTCTCAATCTCAATCTCGAACTGCAGGCACCAAACACTGCCAAGATTGCAATCAAGTTCCCCGATTCTACACGAAaaacattttattttcctcaAAATATGAAAATTGATGACATATATATCTATGTGGAATTATATAAGCGCAATATGCTACAAGGAAAGTCCCGAATGAGTAAGATTACACCAGCTGAGGCAGAAACCATGTTTGAAAATTTCCAAGTcaaattcaatttcaaactcCTGTCGCCATTACCGCCACGAATGGATCTTTCCAACATGCGAAATGAGTTTATTCAAAATGTAGACTTGGTATACCCCAATGGTTTATTGATAGTAGAAGATGACTag